A section of the Ensifer adhaerens genome encodes:
- a CDS encoding CBS domain-containing protein, translating into MRIVDIMTRDVRVLSPEDTIATAAKEMAQNDVGFLPVADNDRLVGMITDRDIVIRCVAEDRDHTMRVGEIMTNDVKYCFEDEDVSDVAGNMGQQQVRRLPVVDHNKRLVGIVSLADAARRDPSVAGIGLRDVTGPGGAHNKRPH; encoded by the coding sequence ATGCGCATCGTAGACATCATGACGCGGGACGTACGTGTTCTCAGTCCTGAGGACACGATCGCGACCGCGGCGAAGGAAATGGCGCAAAACGACGTCGGCTTCCTTCCGGTGGCCGACAACGATCGCCTGGTAGGAATGATCACTGACCGTGACATCGTCATTCGCTGTGTCGCAGAAGATCGCGATCACACCATGCGGGTTGGCGAGATCATGACCAACGACGTGAAATACTGCTTTGAGGACGAAGATGTATCCGATGTGGCAGGCAACATGGGGCAACAGCAGGTGCGCCGATTGCCGGTTGTCGACCACAACAAGCGTCTCGTCGGGATCGTTTCGCTGGCAGATGCCGCACGGCGAGACCCCTCGGTTGCCGGCATCGGTCTGAGGGACGTCACGGGCCCGGGCGGCGCGCATAATAAAAGGCCGCATTGA
- a CDS encoding DUF2934 domain-containing protein: protein MSDTDELIRRRAYAIWESEGCPDGEDRRHWEQASREMAKRKRPPSSQEADSATGTVVAPSTAPRGAAGRPADEG from the coding sequence ATGAGCGACACGGACGAACTCATTCGTCGGCGCGCCTATGCGATATGGGAAAGCGAAGGATGCCCCGACGGCGAGGATAGACGACATTGGGAGCAGGCAAGCCGCGAGATGGCAAAGCGCAAGCGCCCCCCTTCAAGCCAGGAGGCGGACAGTGCCACTGGAACCGTGGTCGCGCCATCGACCGCTCCACGCGGCGCAGCCGGTCGACCGGCCGACGAGGGGTAA
- a CDS encoding SDR family oxidoreductase, whose product MQPTGRSVALVTGAGSGIGRAVAERLAAFQVNIGALGRTADELKETVTTIRSRGGNAVALEADIADEKQMRAAVAQLIATYGRLDIVVANAGVNGVWAPIDDLKPFEWDNTIEVNLRGTYLTLHFCVPHLKAAGAGAIVIVSSINGTRTFTTPGATAYAATKAAQLAIAQQLALELGKYHIRVNAVCPGAIKTSIGDNSTLRGKAETAVPVEWPDGDIPLTGGEPGEPEQVAAVIQFLVSNDAKHVTGTPIWVDGGQGLLR is encoded by the coding sequence ATGCAGCCGACGGGACGCAGTGTGGCCCTGGTTACCGGAGCCGGTTCGGGAATTGGAAGGGCGGTAGCCGAAAGGCTTGCGGCATTTCAAGTCAACATCGGTGCTCTCGGAAGGACCGCAGACGAGCTCAAGGAAACGGTTACAACAATCCGCTCTCGTGGCGGCAATGCCGTGGCCCTTGAAGCTGATATTGCGGACGAGAAACAGATGCGCGCAGCCGTTGCGCAACTGATCGCGACCTACGGCAGGCTCGACATCGTGGTTGCCAATGCCGGCGTCAACGGGGTCTGGGCCCCAATCGATGACCTTAAGCCTTTCGAATGGGACAATACGATCGAGGTTAACCTGCGTGGCACCTACCTGACACTCCACTTTTGCGTTCCTCACCTTAAGGCCGCCGGAGCTGGGGCAATCGTGATCGTCTCATCGATTAATGGGACGAGGACCTTTACGACACCGGGCGCAACCGCCTATGCGGCAACGAAAGCTGCGCAACTGGCCATAGCTCAGCAACTTGCATTGGAACTCGGCAAATATCATATACGCGTCAACGCCGTTTGCCCGGGTGCGATCAAAACGTCGATTGGCGACAACAGCACCCTGCGGGGAAAAGCCGAAACCGCCGTACCTGTCGAGTGGCCTGATGGCGATATTCCGCTGACGGGTGGCGAACCCGGCGAACCCGAACAGGTTGCCGCCGTAATCCAGTTCCTGGTATCGAACGACGCAAAGCACGTAACGGGCACTCCGATCTGGGTGGATGGCGGCCAGGGGTTGCTGCGGTAG
- a CDS encoding HD domain-containing protein, protein MEGFNDPPHSNSRLLSASEELNLARSVAVKAHAGQTDKAGEPYIRHCERVCDAVAGHKAKAVALLHDVLEKGPGWTSARLLECGFSPQVVAAVENLTQRLDETKDALTIRAATHPLSLAVKLADLKDNLAQVEAQGKSGAAYRHRIRLLEKAARHVPTHTHADVGPD, encoded by the coding sequence ATGGAAGGCTTCAACGATCCCCCTCACTCAAACAGCCGGCTCTTGTCTGCATCCGAGGAACTGAACTTGGCAAGAAGCGTTGCAGTCAAGGCGCATGCCGGTCAGACGGATAAGGCCGGAGAGCCGTATATCCGCCACTGTGAGCGCGTTTGCGATGCGGTCGCCGGCCACAAGGCCAAAGCTGTGGCATTGCTCCACGACGTCCTCGAAAAGGGGCCGGGCTGGACTTCGGCAAGGCTGCTCGAATGCGGTTTCTCGCCCCAGGTTGTCGCTGCCGTGGAAAACCTTACGCAGCGGCTCGACGAAACCAAGGACGCGCTGACTATCCGCGCAGCGACCCACCCACTGAGCCTTGCGGTGAAGCTCGCCGATTTGAAGGACAATCTTGCGCAGGTTGAAGCGCAAGGAAAAAGCGGCGCAGCATACAGGCATAGGATTCGTCTTCTCGAGAAAGCCGCACGTCACGTCCCAACACACACACACGCTGATGTGGGGCCGGATTAA
- the treZ gene encoding malto-oligosyltrehalose trehalohydrolase codes for METFEKPRWGARMLSPDKAFFPIWAPDCNSMRLALGDRVVDMHADEDGWFSVTCAATPGSLYQFVLPDGTRVSDPASRAQAKGVEGPSILTPPRDPALSRQWQGRAWEEAIIYEIHIGTFTEEGTFLGAIPRLAELAACGITAIELMPVAQFSGLRGWGYDGVLQFAPHHSYGPPQALKALIDAAHQVGLMVLLDVVYNHFGPHGNALPQYASQFFEDGRTTPWGKAVAFDNLNVRHYFLENALYWLRGFGFDGLRLDAVQHIKGTRKPDFLSELAETVSKAFPGTPTHLIVEDDERRRDLIEYRQGRRLMFDASWNDDFHHAAHTLVTQETTGHYEPYADAPSRMLAEAIAIGFPVAAAEIAEPVTPRARVAFLQNHDQVGNRAKGERLRSLVGDSVMDVLMSLLLLSPQIPLLFMGDDYGETQPFLYFADYDGELAEAIRRGRFEEAENFGWERAKDTGTLPDPIGVAAFSTSKLDWARARLPQGLRRRSQLNELTRIRARYVMPLRALQDCTILPTSQGVVAVDWRFDDGTLKMRANLSQSPQSIPRPGDAIIWSIGWHCDKVGVLAAPGIVVSVGPPKQGGFK; via the coding sequence ATGGAAACCTTTGAAAAACCGCGCTGGGGCGCAAGGATGCTGTCGCCCGACAAGGCCTTCTTTCCGATATGGGCGCCGGACTGTAATTCTATGCGCTTGGCGCTCGGCGACCGCGTTGTCGACATGCATGCCGATGAAGATGGCTGGTTTTCCGTAACTTGCGCTGCGACGCCTGGCTCACTCTATCAGTTCGTGCTGCCGGACGGCACCAGAGTGAGTGATCCCGCTTCTCGAGCCCAGGCCAAAGGGGTGGAAGGACCTTCGATTCTTACGCCGCCGAGGGATCCGGCACTCTCGCGCCAGTGGCAGGGCCGCGCCTGGGAAGAGGCGATAATATACGAAATTCACATTGGTACGTTCACCGAAGAAGGAACGTTCCTCGGTGCAATTCCTCGTCTTGCCGAGCTCGCAGCATGCGGAATTACCGCAATCGAATTAATGCCCGTCGCGCAGTTCTCGGGCTTGCGCGGCTGGGGTTACGACGGGGTGCTGCAATTTGCGCCCCACCATAGCTACGGACCGCCTCAGGCGCTGAAGGCATTGATCGATGCCGCACATCAGGTGGGCCTGATGGTTCTGCTTGACGTCGTATATAACCATTTCGGACCGCACGGGAACGCGCTGCCACAATATGCCAGCCAGTTCTTTGAGGACGGACGGACGACCCCATGGGGCAAGGCTGTCGCTTTCGACAATCTCAACGTGCGGCATTATTTTCTCGAAAATGCGCTCTACTGGCTGAGAGGCTTCGGTTTCGACGGCCTGCGGCTTGATGCGGTTCAGCATATCAAGGGCACTCGAAAACCGGACTTCCTTTCCGAGTTGGCGGAGACCGTTTCAAAAGCTTTCCCAGGAACGCCCACCCACCTCATCGTTGAAGACGATGAACGCAGGCGCGACCTGATCGAATATCGTCAAGGACGCCGACTGATGTTTGACGCCAGTTGGAACGACGACTTCCATCATGCGGCCCATACCTTGGTGACGCAAGAAACAACCGGTCACTACGAGCCTTATGCGGATGCTCCATCACGGATGCTGGCCGAGGCAATCGCAATCGGCTTTCCGGTTGCCGCCGCTGAAATTGCCGAGCCTGTCACCCCAAGGGCACGTGTGGCGTTCCTTCAGAACCACGACCAAGTCGGCAATCGGGCAAAGGGGGAGCGTTTGCGGAGCCTGGTCGGAGATTCCGTCATGGACGTCTTGATGTCTTTGTTGCTTCTGTCGCCTCAGATACCGCTTCTATTCATGGGGGACGATTACGGAGAAACACAGCCCTTTCTCTATTTCGCCGACTACGATGGCGAACTCGCTGAAGCAATTCGACGTGGTCGTTTCGAAGAAGCAGAAAACTTTGGGTGGGAACGCGCCAAAGATACTGGAACTTTGCCAGATCCCATCGGTGTTGCGGCTTTTAGCACCTCTAAACTGGACTGGGCCCGTGCCCGACTGCCTCAGGGGCTCCGCCGCCGCTCCCAGCTAAACGAACTTACCCGTATACGCGCACGCTACGTTATGCCTTTGCGCGCCCTGCAAGATTGCACCATCCTTCCGACGTCACAGGGTGTCGTAGCGGTCGACTGGCGTTTCGATGACGGGACATTGAAGATGCGGGCGAACCTGTCGCAATCTCCACAATCGATACCGCGGCCGGGCGATGCGATCATATGGTCGATCGGCTG
- the glgX gene encoding glycogen debranching protein GlgX, with product MDLSFTELDSLKPELGAEFTGEGTHFALFSAHAEKVELCLFAKDGKRETARLALPNREGDIWSGFIAGLSPGTIYGYRVHGPYDPANGHRFNHNKLLLDPYAKQIFGRLQWHDALFGYQVGDAQADLSFDERDSAPFMVKAVVQDPDFDWSGEEAIRRPWNDTIIYEAHVRGLTMLHPKIPDEVRGTFRGMAHPVIIDHLTRLGITAIELLPVQHFVDDQHLIDKGLSNYWGYQPLGYFAPEPRYLSSGSIQEFKSAVKAFHAAGIEVILDVVYNHTAEGSELGPTLGFRGIDNMSYYRQSPQEFRHTFDTTGTGNTLNVAHPMVLRMVLDSLRYWVTAMHVDGFRFDLASALGREDLDFDREGGFFDAIRQDPVLAGVKLIAEPWDVGDGGYQLGGFPPPFREWNDRFRDDVRRFWRRDEGMLPSLAQRLAGSSVEFNHAGRTATSSINLVSAHDGFTLADVVSFNERHNAANGEENQDGHSANHSDNLGAEGPTEDREITERRFCRRRALLATLMLSQGVPMILGGDELGNSQAGNNNSYCQDNSTGWIDWGAANPDFLEFCRSVVAFRSGHGLVKQNQFLDEEAVRWFAAEGQVMSQQLWEDPKTSIVGMLLLGDGQQADLLIVMNAGEECHFMLPREYKEGLRWRRVLDSGTGDFSDRAANVVELVPGQSVVVFLADT from the coding sequence ATGGACCTATCATTTACCGAACTCGACTCGCTCAAACCGGAACTTGGCGCCGAATTCACGGGCGAGGGGACCCATTTTGCCCTGTTTTCTGCGCACGCGGAAAAGGTTGAGCTGTGCCTGTTCGCGAAGGATGGCAAAAGAGAGACCGCCCGGCTTGCCCTCCCCAACAGAGAGGGGGACATCTGGTCTGGGTTTATCGCCGGACTTTCGCCGGGCACCATATATGGGTATCGGGTCCATGGCCCGTACGACCCGGCCAACGGACACCGTTTTAATCACAATAAGCTGTTGCTAGACCCGTATGCAAAACAGATCTTCGGCCGCTTGCAATGGCATGATGCACTGTTCGGTTATCAGGTCGGAGACGCACAAGCTGACCTGAGCTTCGATGAACGTGACAGCGCCCCCTTCATGGTAAAGGCTGTCGTTCAGGACCCTGATTTCGACTGGTCTGGAGAAGAGGCGATCCGGCGCCCCTGGAACGACACCATCATCTACGAAGCGCATGTGCGCGGTTTGACGATGTTGCACCCTAAGATCCCAGATGAGGTGCGTGGTACGTTTCGCGGCATGGCACATCCTGTGATCATCGACCACCTGACGCGTCTCGGCATCACCGCAATTGAACTCTTGCCGGTGCAACACTTCGTCGACGACCAGCATCTCATTGACAAAGGGTTGAGCAACTACTGGGGATATCAACCCCTGGGATATTTCGCGCCAGAGCCGAGATATCTGTCATCTGGGAGCATCCAGGAATTCAAGTCAGCGGTAAAGGCATTTCACGCGGCCGGCATCGAGGTGATCCTCGACGTCGTTTACAACCATACGGCCGAGGGGTCGGAACTGGGTCCCACTCTTGGGTTTCGGGGGATCGACAACATGAGCTACTACAGGCAGTCTCCGCAAGAGTTTCGGCACACGTTCGACACGACCGGAACTGGCAACACCCTCAATGTCGCTCATCCGATGGTTTTGCGGATGGTGCTGGACAGTCTTCGCTATTGGGTGACGGCAATGCATGTCGATGGCTTTCGCTTCGATCTTGCAAGTGCATTGGGCCGCGAAGACCTCGACTTCGACAGGGAGGGCGGTTTCTTCGACGCGATCCGGCAGGATCCGGTGCTGGCCGGCGTAAAGCTCATTGCCGAGCCGTGGGACGTCGGCGACGGAGGCTACCAACTCGGCGGCTTTCCGCCCCCGTTTCGTGAATGGAACGACCGTTTCCGAGATGACGTCAGGCGCTTCTGGCGCAGAGACGAAGGAATGCTACCTTCCCTCGCCCAAAGGCTGGCCGGGTCGTCGGTAGAGTTCAACCATGCCGGGCGGACCGCCACGTCCTCGATCAACCTGGTGAGCGCCCATGACGGGTTCACACTTGCAGATGTGGTTTCTTTTAACGAACGGCATAACGCCGCAAACGGCGAAGAAAATCAGGACGGTCATAGCGCCAATCATTCGGACAATCTCGGCGCTGAAGGTCCGACGGAGGATCGCGAGATTACAGAAAGGCGTTTTTGCCGGCGCCGAGCCCTTTTGGCAACCTTGATGCTGAGCCAGGGCGTACCGATGATCCTTGGCGGGGATGAGCTCGGCAACAGCCAAGCCGGAAACAACAATAGTTATTGCCAGGACAATTCGACGGGCTGGATCGATTGGGGTGCAGCAAATCCCGATTTTCTGGAGTTCTGCCGATCGGTAGTTGCATTTCGAAGTGGCCATGGACTGGTCAAGCAAAATCAATTTCTGGATGAGGAGGCAGTTCGGTGGTTCGCGGCCGAGGGACAAGTAATGTCTCAGCAGCTGTGGGAGGATCCCAAAACCAGCATCGTCGGCATGCTGCTTCTAGGCGATGGGCAACAGGCCGATCTCCTGATCGTCATGAATGCAGGCGAGGAGTGCCATTTCATGCTTCCGCGCGAATACAAGGAAGGCTTACGGTGGCGACGCGTTCTCGATAGCGGCACTGGCGATTTTTCCGACCGCGCGGCGAACGTCGTTGAGCTGGTACCGGGGCAAAGCGTTGTCGTTTTCTTGGCAGATACGTAG
- the coxB gene encoding cytochrome c oxidase subunit II, with translation MEANGTFGLLVTMTVAAGLIWLGVIAMLCFALRSRRQTIGEEAANAIVLWGGAVTPSIATLVLLAYAFWLIPSLRPFAATSEPAIRIEVTARQYWWQVVYLHPGPPIVTANEIRLPAGRQIEFVLRSDDVIHSFWIPSLAGKMDMIPGRQNRLSVIANKTGVYRGPCAEYCGTSHALMALTVIVMEQSAYDTWRTAQTKPATQPDGKAADLFVKHGCGACHRVGGTEASATLGPDLTHLGSRLTLGAGATTNTKDNIARFILAPDAVKPGANMPAFSMLPREDIRTIAAWLKGLR, from the coding sequence ATGGAGGCAAATGGGACCTTTGGCTTGCTCGTCACAATGACAGTCGCGGCTGGACTAATCTGGCTAGGCGTCATCGCGATGCTTTGCTTTGCCCTTCGCAGCCGCCGACAAACCATTGGCGAAGAAGCCGCAAACGCGATCGTTCTGTGGGGTGGGGCGGTGACGCCGTCGATCGCCACTCTGGTTCTTCTTGCCTACGCGTTTTGGCTCATTCCTTCGCTCAGACCGTTCGCCGCGACCAGCGAGCCGGCCATTCGCATCGAGGTCACGGCCCGTCAATACTGGTGGCAAGTGGTCTACCTCCATCCGGGGCCGCCGATTGTGACTGCCAATGAAATCCGGCTGCCGGCCGGCCGCCAGATCGAGTTCGTCTTGAGGAGTGACGATGTCATCCATTCCTTTTGGATACCCTCGCTCGCCGGCAAGATGGACATGATCCCCGGCCGGCAAAACCGATTGTCCGTCATCGCGAACAAGACGGGCGTTTATCGCGGGCCCTGCGCAGAATATTGCGGCACCTCGCACGCACTGATGGCACTGACTGTGATCGTCATGGAGCAGAGCGCTTACGATACCTGGCGGACGGCTCAAACAAAGCCGGCGACCCAGCCGGATGGCAAAGCAGCTGACTTGTTCGTCAAGCACGGTTGCGGCGCCTGTCACCGTGTTGGCGGGACCGAGGCGTCCGCCACGCTTGGGCCAGACCTCACTCATCTTGGATCAAGACTAACCCTGGGCGCTGGCGCGACCACAAACACCAAGGACAACATTGCCCGCTTTATCCTCGCGCCCGATGCGGTGAAGCCCGGAGCAAATATGCCGGCCTTTTCAATGCTCCCGCGTGAGGACATTCGCACGATTGCTGCCTGGTTGAAGGGGCTCAGATGA